A single window of Neisseria sp. KEM232 DNA harbors:
- the nadB gene encoding L-aspartate oxidase: MQTDCDVLIAGNGLAALTLALSLPESFRTVILCKNRLDDTASRHAQGGIAAAWSGEDDIEKHVADTLEAGAGLCDEAAVRTILSQGKPAIEWLLAQGVAFDRNHDGLHLTREGGHTCRRIAHVADYTGEAVMQSLIAQIRRRPNIRVYEQQMALDIQTESGAACGLTVLDRQTQGTYRIRARHTVLAGGGLGQIYAATTTPPECTGDAIAMAIRAGCAVENLEFIQFHPTGLARSSENGRTFLISEAVRGEGGILTNQACERFMPHYDRRAELAPRDIVARAIAAEIAKQTQDFVSLDISHQPAEFVRQHFPSIHRHCLSQCGLDITRQAIPVRPVQHYTCGGIQTDPSGRTSLPQLYALGETACTGLHGANRLASNSLLECVVTARLAAQTIADGQAFQTVPPQRSSESPSAEAGIFSDDLQNTFSRPVLQAFNQHHLGILRNDTGLRRAIAQLRLWKQNQAEPHTASEYENRNLLECSLAVAQAAYARRQNIGAHFNTDLAACFNWQEREAG, from the coding sequence ATGCAAACCGATTGCGACGTATTGATTGCCGGAAACGGGCTGGCGGCACTGACGCTCGCCCTGTCGCTGCCTGAATCGTTCCGCACCGTCATCCTGTGCAAAAACCGGCTGGACGACACCGCCAGCCGTCATGCGCAAGGCGGGATTGCGGCGGCGTGGTCGGGAGAGGACGACATCGAAAAACACGTTGCCGATACCTTGGAAGCGGGCGCGGGTTTGTGCGACGAAGCCGCCGTCCGCACCATCCTGTCGCAGGGCAAACCGGCAATCGAATGGCTGCTGGCGCAGGGCGTGGCTTTCGACCGGAATCATGACGGCCTGCACCTGACGCGCGAAGGCGGGCATACCTGCCGCCGAATCGCCCACGTCGCCGACTACACGGGCGAAGCCGTCATGCAGAGCCTGATTGCCCAAATACGCCGCCGCCCGAACATCCGCGTTTACGAGCAGCAGATGGCGTTGGATATCCAAACCGAATCAGGCGCGGCGTGCGGACTGACTGTCCTCGACCGCCAAACGCAAGGAACCTACCGCATCCGCGCCCGCCATACCGTACTTGCAGGCGGCGGCTTGGGACAGATTTACGCCGCCACCACCACGCCGCCCGAATGCACGGGCGACGCCATCGCCATGGCGATACGCGCAGGCTGCGCAGTCGAAAACCTCGAATTTATCCAATTCCACCCCACAGGCTTGGCAAGGTCGTCTGAAAACGGCCGCACCTTCCTGATTTCCGAAGCCGTGCGCGGCGAAGGCGGCATTCTGACCAACCAAGCGTGTGAACGGTTTATGCCGCATTACGACCGCCGCGCCGAACTCGCGCCGCGCGACATCGTTGCCCGCGCCATCGCCGCCGAAATCGCCAAACAAACGCAAGATTTCGTCTCGCTCGACATCAGCCATCAACCCGCAGAGTTCGTCCGTCAGCATTTCCCGTCCATCCATCGGCACTGCCTGTCCCAATGCGGTTTGGACATCACGCGCCAAGCCATCCCCGTCCGCCCCGTGCAACACTACACCTGCGGCGGTATCCAAACCGACCCCAGCGGCAGAACCTCCCTGCCGCAGCTCTACGCCTTAGGCGAAACCGCCTGCACCGGCTTGCACGGAGCCAACCGCCTCGCCAGCAACTCCCTGCTCGAATGCGTCGTTACCGCCAGGCTTGCCGCCCAAACCATCGCAGACGGGCAAGCGTTCCAAACCGTACCGCCCCAAAGGTCGTCTGAAAGCCCCTCCGCCGAAGCAGGCATCTTTTCAGACGACCTCCAAAACACATTCAGCCGCCCCGTCCTGCAAGCCTTCAACCAACACCATCTCGGCATCCTCCGCAACGATACCGGCCTACGCCGCGCCATCGCCCAACTGCGGCTTTGGAAGCAAAACCAAGCCGAGCCGCACACCGCGTCCGAATACGAAAACCGCAACCTGCTCGAATGCAGCCTCGCCGTCGCCCAAGCCGCATACGCAAGGCGGCAAAACATCGGCGCACATTTCAATACCGATTTGGCGGCATGTTTCAACTGGCAGGAGCGGGAGGCAGGCTGA
- the nadA gene encoding quinolinate synthase NadA — translation MQTAARRSFDYDMPLIQTPTSACQIRQAWAKVADTPDRETAGRLKDEIKALLKEKNAVLVAHYYVDPLIQDLALETGGCVGDSLEMARFGAEHEAGTLVVAGVRFMGESAKILCPEKTVLMPDLEAECSLDLGCPEEAFSAFCDQHPDRTVVVYANTSAAVKARADWVVTSSVALEIVSYLKSRSEKLIWGPDRHLGDYIRRETGADMLLWQGSCIVHNEFKGQELAVLKAEHPDAVVLVHPESPQSVIELGDVVGSTSKLLKAAVSRPEKKFIVATDLGILHEMQKQAPDKEFIAAPTAGNGGSCKSCAFCPWMAMNSLGGIKYALTSGHNEILLDRKLGEAAKLPLQRMLDFAAGLKRGDVFNGMGPA, via the coding sequence ATGCAAACCGCCGCCCGCCGCTCGTTCGATTACGATATGCCCCTCATCCAAACGCCGACTTCCGCCTGCCAAATCCGTCAGGCGTGGGCGAAGGTTGCCGATACGCCCGACCGCGAGACGGCAGGTCGTCTGAAAGACGAAATCAAGGCTTTGCTGAAGGAGAAAAACGCGGTTTTGGTGGCGCATTATTATGTTGATCCGCTGATTCAGGATTTGGCTTTGGAAACGGGCGGATGTGTGGGCGATTCGCTGGAAATGGCGCGCTTCGGTGCGGAACATGAAGCCGGTACATTGGTGGTGGCGGGCGTGCGCTTCATGGGCGAGAGCGCGAAAATCCTCTGCCCTGAAAAAACGGTGCTGATGCCTGATTTGGAAGCGGAATGTTCTTTGGATTTGGGTTGTCCCGAGGAGGCGTTTTCGGCGTTTTGCGACCAACACCCCGACCGTACGGTGGTAGTGTACGCCAACACTTCCGCTGCCGTGAAAGCGCGTGCCGATTGGGTGGTAACGTCTTCGGTAGCGTTGGAAATCGTGTCGTATCTGAAATCGCGCAGTGAGAAGTTGATTTGGGGGCCCGACCGCCACCTCGGCGACTACATCCGCCGCGAAACGGGCGCGGATATGCTGTTGTGGCAGGGTTCGTGCATCGTCCATAACGAATTCAAAGGGCAGGAGCTGGCGGTGTTGAAAGCGGAACACCCCGACGCGGTGGTGCTGGTTCATCCCGAATCGCCGCAAAGCGTCATCGAACTGGGCGACGTGGTCGGCTCGACCAGCAAACTGCTCAAAGCCGCCGTATCGCGCCCTGAAAAGAAATTCATCGTGGCGACCGATTTGGGCATCCTGCACGAAATGCAAAAGCAGGCGCCCGACAAAGAATTTATCGCCGCACCGACGGCGGGCAACGGCGGAAGCTGCAAAAGCTGTGCGTTCTGCCCGTGGATGGCGATGAATTCGCTGGGCGGCATCAAATACGCCCTGACAAGCGGACACAACGAAATCCTGTTGGACAGAAAGCTGGGCGAAGCCGCCAAACTGCCTTTGCAGCGTATGCTCGACTTCGCGGCAGGACTCAAACGCGGGGATGTGTTCAACGGCATGGGCCCCGCCTGA
- the nadC gene encoding carboxylating nicotinate-nucleotide diphosphorylase yields MSSENTLFPLPDTLLHPIVEQALSEDLGRRGDITSAAVIAPDKTAKLFLVSREDGVIAGMDLARLAFQTMDPSVRFQAEVQDGQAVRAGQTLAAVEGNARALLAAERTALNYLTHLSGIATATARAVAEVAEYGTDIVCSRKTIPLLRVLQKYAVRAGGGVNHRMGLDDAVLIKDNHLAYCDSIAQAVRQAKRAVGLLTYVEIEVDTLAQLDEVIAAGAERILLDNMDDETLKEAANRCHTQTTHTHTIYCEASGGIGFDRLKRVAQTGVDGIALGYLTHSSRSLDIGLDFVA; encoded by the coding sequence ATGTCGTCTGAAAACACCCTCTTCCCCCTGCCCGACACCCTGCTGCACCCCATAGTCGAACAAGCCCTGAGCGAAGATTTGGGCAGGCGTGGCGACATTACGTCCGCCGCCGTCATCGCGCCCGACAAAACCGCCAAACTCTTCCTCGTCAGCCGCGAAGACGGCGTCATCGCCGGCATGGACTTGGCGCGTCTCGCCTTTCAGACGATGGATCCGTCCGTCCGCTTCCAAGCCGAAGTCCAAGACGGGCAAGCCGTCCGCGCAGGTCAGACGCTTGCCGCCGTCGAAGGCAACGCCCGCGCGCTGCTCGCCGCCGAACGCACCGCGCTCAACTACCTCACGCACTTAAGCGGCATCGCCACCGCCACCGCGCGTGCCGTTGCCGAAGTCGCCGAATACGGCACAGACATCGTGTGCAGCCGCAAAACCATCCCCCTGCTGCGCGTCCTGCAAAAATACGCCGTCAGGGCGGGCGGCGGCGTGAACCACCGCATGGGTTTGGACGACGCCGTACTCATCAAAGACAACCACCTCGCCTATTGCGACAGCATCGCCCAAGCAGTTCGGCAGGCAAAACGGGCGGTAGGACTGTTGACCTACGTGGAAATCGAAGTGGACACGTTGGCACAACTGGACGAAGTCATCGCAGCGGGCGCAGAACGGATTTTGCTGGACAACATGGATGACGAAACCCTGAAAGAAGCGGCAAACCGCTGCCACACGCAAACCACCCACACACACACCATCTATTGCGAAGCATCGGGCGGCATCGGCTTCGACCGCCTGAAGCGCGTAGCGCAAACCGGCGTGGACGGCATTGCCCTCGGCTATCTGACCCACAGCAGCCGATCGCTGGACATAGGTTTGGATTTCGTGGCGTAA